In Deinococcus aerophilus, a single window of DNA contains:
- a CDS encoding metallophosphoesterase family protein → MICGMPLRFSRFALLAVGLLGSLWSAGGTAALPPAGPPPLRVVVLSDFNGPYGSVTYPAALSRTVQRTVNEWKPDLVLSAGDLIAGQKASLSDARVRAMWAAFDREVGAPLKTAGSPFAFTLGNHDASLARDRREAAAYWQAHVPALTYVDRRAFPFRYSFTFGGGRLFVAVLDASGPQVSPEQRTWLAGQLATPQAQAAGVRLVMGHLPLAGVSAGKNVAGEVIHDPTPLRQIMEQGRVLAYLSGHHAAYYPARLGGLNVLASGGIGGRDYVGVPGTARSTVTVLSVDTAAGHATFQTFDAETGQAVATSALPTRISGLGGPLIRVDGFH, encoded by the coding sequence ATGATCTGCGGCATGCCGCTGCGCTTTTCCAGGTTCGCTCTGCTCGCCGTGGGCCTGCTGGGATCGCTGTGGTCTGCCGGCGGGACCGCCGCCCTCCCCCCAGCAGGTCCGCCGCCGCTGCGCGTGGTCGTTCTGAGCGACTTTAACGGCCCCTACGGCAGCGTGACCTACCCGGCCGCCCTGAGCCGCACCGTACAGCGCACTGTGAACGAGTGGAAGCCGGACCTGGTGCTCTCGGCCGGAGACCTGATCGCCGGACAGAAGGCCAGCCTCTCCGACGCGCGGGTGCGGGCCATGTGGGCGGCGTTTGACCGGGAGGTCGGTGCGCCGCTGAAGACGGCAGGCAGTCCCTTCGCCTTCACGCTGGGCAACCACGACGCCAGCCTCGCGCGGGACCGGCGCGAGGCCGCCGCCTACTGGCAGGCCCACGTCCCCGCGCTGACCTATGTGGACCGCCGCGCCTTTCCCTTCCGGTACTCGTTCACCTTCGGCGGTGGGCGGCTGTTCGTGGCCGTGCTGGACGCCAGTGGCCCGCAGGTGAGCCCAGAGCAGCGGACTTGGCTGGCTGGCCAGCTCGCCACTCCACAGGCCCAGGCGGCGGGCGTCCGGCTGGTGATGGGCCATCTGCCGCTCGCGGGCGTCAGCGCCGGCAAGAACGTGGCGGGCGAGGTCATCCACGATCCCACGCCGCTGCGCCAGATCATGGAACAGGGCCGCGTGCTCGCCTACCTCAGCGGCCATCATGCCGCCTACTACCCGGCGCGGCTGGGCGGGCTCAACGTCCTGGCCAGCGGCGGCATCGGCGGACGCGATTATGTGGGGGTGCCGGGCACGGCCCGCAGCACGGTGACCGTCCTGAGTGTGGACACGGCCGCCGGACACGCCACCTTCCAGACCTTCGATGCCGAGACCGGACAGGCCGTTGCCACCTCAGCGCTGCCCACCCGGATCAGCGGTCTGGGCGGGCCGCTGATCCGGGTGGACGGGTTTCACTAA
- a CDS encoding NUDIX hydrolase translates to MSRLTLPPQATQVGLAVDVAAFAMHGGELRALLVQRGELPHARAWALPGGFVQPGEELHEAALRELRTETAVQLEPRHLEQFYTFGAVDRDPRGRIVSVAHLAVLPHGTVRVSGGGHTLDAEWLSAHRPPQLAFDHHDILTRALLRLQLRLEYANLALEFLPDTFTLPELQGVYEAILDRQLDKRNFRKRLLAQGILTPSGERRSGVGRPAQLYRRAKNVRVAAL, encoded by the coding sequence ATGTCCCGCCTCACCTTGCCGCCGCAGGCCACCCAGGTTGGTCTGGCGGTGGATGTGGCGGCGTTTGCCATGCACGGCGGCGAGCTGCGCGCCCTGCTCGTCCAGCGCGGCGAACTGCCCCACGCCCGCGCCTGGGCCCTGCCCGGCGGCTTTGTGCAGCCGGGCGAGGAACTGCATGAGGCGGCCCTGCGTGAACTGCGCACCGAGACGGCCGTGCAGCTTGAGCCCCGGCACCTAGAGCAGTTCTATACCTTCGGGGCCGTGGACCGCGATCCGCGCGGCCGCATCGTGAGCGTGGCCCACCTTGCGGTGCTGCCGCACGGCACGGTGCGGGTCAGCGGCGGCGGGCACACCCTGGACGCCGAGTGGCTCAGCGCCCACCGCCCGCCGCAGCTGGCCTTCGACCACCACGACATCCTGACCCGCGCGCTGCTGCGGCTGCAGTTGCGGCTGGAATATGCCAACCTCGCGCTGGAATTCCTGCCGGACACCTTCACGCTGCCCGAGCTTCAGGGGGTCTACGAGGCGATCCTCGACCGCCAGCTGGACAAGCGCAACTTCCGCAAACGGCTGCTCGCCCAGGGCATCCTGACCCCCAGTGGCGAGCGGCGCAGCGGCGTGGGCCGGCCCGCCCAGCTGTACCGCCGCGCCAAGAACGTGCGGGTGGCGGCGCTGTAG
- the recR gene encoding recombination mediator RecR codes for MKYPPSLVALIRELSRLPGIGPKSAQRLAFYLFEQPREDIERLASSLLSAKRDLHTCPICFNITDAERCDVCSDPARDQNLICVVEEPGDVIAIERSGEYRGLYHVLHGVLSPMNGVGPEQLHIKPLLPRVTEGQEVILATGTTVEGDATALYLQRLLEPLGALVSRIAYGLPVGGALEYADEVTLGRALTGRQRVSKPRPDA; via the coding sequence ATGAAATACCCTCCCTCCCTGGTCGCGCTGATCCGCGAGCTCTCACGCCTGCCCGGCATCGGCCCCAAGAGCGCGCAGCGGCTGGCCTTCTACCTGTTCGAGCAACCGCGCGAGGACATCGAGCGGCTGGCCAGTTCCCTGCTCTCGGCCAAGCGGGACCTGCACACCTGCCCCATCTGCTTCAACATCACCGACGCCGAGCGCTGTGACGTGTGCAGCGACCCGGCCCGCGACCAGAATCTGATCTGCGTGGTCGAGGAACCCGGCGACGTGATTGCCATCGAGCGCAGCGGCGAGTACCGGGGCCTGTACCACGTGCTGCACGGTGTCCTGAGTCCCATGAACGGGGTGGGGCCCGAGCAGCTGCACATCAAGCCCCTGCTGCCGCGCGTGACCGAGGGCCAGGAGGTGATCCTGGCCACCGGCACCACCGTGGAGGGCGACGCCACCGCGCTGTACCTGCAACGCCTGCTGGAGCCGCTGGGCGCACTGGTCAGCCGCATCGCCTACGGCCTGCCGGTAGGCGGCGCGCTGGAGTACGCCGACGAGGTCACGCTGGGCCGCGCCCTGACCGGGCGTCAGCGTGTGAGCAAGCCCCGGCCAGACGCCTGA
- a CDS encoding YbaB/EbfC family nucleoid-associated protein: MDMKKLMKQMQQAQVAAGKIQEELAAKSVEGSAGGLVTVTMNGHGKLTTLKINPEAVDPQDVEALEDLILVAMQDASAKADALQQDATRGLGIPGF; the protein is encoded by the coding sequence ATGGACATGAAGAAGCTGATGAAGCAGATGCAGCAGGCGCAGGTGGCCGCGGGCAAGATTCAGGAGGAACTCGCCGCCAAATCGGTGGAGGGCAGTGCGGGCGGGCTGGTCACGGTCACCATGAACGGCCACGGCAAGCTGACCACCCTGAAGATCAACCCCGAGGCGGTGGACCCGCAGGACGTCGAGGCCCTGGAAGACCTGATTCTGGTCGCCATGCAGGACGCCAGCGCCAAGGCCGACGCTTTGCAGCAGGACGCCACGCGCGGCCTGGGAATCCCCGGATTTTGA
- a CDS encoding amylo-alpha-1,6-glucosidase encodes MSPPEPPAPSPAHLRHYGPLRARDPDLEVLLTDGLGGFALSSLAGVPTRCYSGLVVSQAPPVERFTHLASPLEVLQVGGETVALHALELAPGVFEGQGLEHLSGVTLRDLLPEREQAVGGVRVRRRTVCPAQSGAVVYLYDVQAREAVTLTLGGYFVDRDMHHTHTTAPELSFTVKGTAAEVVGGRRTRAQVHAPGAQVEALPPQPFAQRIYYRHDAARGEPDHEYVRGAALWRVHLPAGGGRVALSVQGRTATTPDLTNPWLAYEQEGARRHALAVQAQGACEVTDGLVATLAVAADAYLVRRSAPAGRSVIAGYPWFADWGRDAMIALTGLTLLTGRHAEARDLLDTFLRTARRGLIPNHFHEDGQGAGYNTVDGALWLAVALERYVTASGDTAFARTALPQLRGVLRWHLNGTDHGIRADPHSGLLHAGEAGVQLTWMDVKIAEWVVTPRHGHPIEIQGLWLAALGAETRLSQRMGERPQFAATLQQARASFAAFWNDNRWADVLGADGSPDPSVRPNMALALALPDTPATPTQVAAAVQTLEAELLTPLGLRTLSPRDPRYRGNYGGPQVQRDAAYHQGTVWPWPLTAYTELLLSRGEVARARAALNGLSGHLWEAGVGHVSEVFAGDTLRPGGCPFQAWSVAELLRAHVLVSRAEADSQSAQNSG; translated from the coding sequence ATGAGCCCGCCCGAACCGCCTGCTCCGTCCCCCGCCCACCTGCGGCATTACGGCCCGCTGCGGGCGCGCGACCCCGATCTGGAAGTGCTGCTCACCGACGGTCTGGGCGGCTTTGCCCTGAGCAGTCTGGCGGGCGTGCCGACCCGCTGTTACTCGGGACTGGTGGTCAGTCAGGCCCCGCCGGTGGAACGCTTCACGCACCTGGCCTCGCCGCTGGAAGTGCTGCAGGTCGGTGGCGAGACGGTGGCCCTGCATGCCCTGGAACTCGCGCCGGGTGTGTTCGAGGGCCAGGGCCTGGAACACCTGAGCGGCGTGACCCTGCGCGACCTGCTGCCCGAGCGCGAGCAGGCGGTGGGCGGCGTGCGGGTGCGGCGCCGGACCGTGTGCCCGGCACAGTCGGGCGCGGTGGTGTACCTGTACGACGTCCAGGCGCGCGAAGCGGTCACGCTGACCCTGGGCGGCTATTTCGTGGACCGCGACATGCACCACACCCACACCACTGCCCCGGAACTGAGCTTCACGGTCAAGGGCACTGCGGCAGAGGTGGTCGGCGGGCGGCGCACAAGGGCGCAGGTCCACGCGCCCGGCGCACAGGTTGAGGCCCTGCCACCGCAACCGTTTGCCCAGCGGATTTACTACCGCCACGACGCGGCGCGCGGCGAGCCGGACCACGAATACGTGCGCGGCGCGGCGCTGTGGAGGGTGCACCTTCCGGCAGGCGGAGGCCGGGTGGCCCTGAGCGTGCAGGGCCGGACAGCCACCACACCCGATCTGACCAATCCGTGGCTGGCCTACGAACAGGAGGGGGCCCGCCGCCACGCCCTGGCCGTACAGGCCCAGGGCGCCTGTGAAGTGACAGACGGACTGGTGGCCACCCTGGCGGTCGCCGCCGACGCCTACCTCGTGCGCCGCAGCGCCCCGGCGGGCCGCAGCGTGATTGCCGGATACCCGTGGTTTGCCGACTGGGGGCGCGACGCCATGATCGCGCTGACCGGCCTGACCCTGCTCACCGGGCGGCACGCCGAGGCCCGCGACCTGCTCGATACCTTCCTGCGCACGGCCCGGCGCGGCCTGATTCCCAACCACTTTCACGAGGACGGCCAGGGCGCCGGCTACAACACCGTGGACGGCGCGCTGTGGCTGGCGGTGGCGCTGGAACGCTACGTGACGGCCAGCGGCGACACCGCCTTTGCCCGCACGGCCCTGCCGCAGCTGCGCGGGGTGCTGCGGTGGCACCTGAACGGCACCGACCACGGCATCCGCGCCGACCCCCACAGCGGGCTGCTGCATGCGGGCGAGGCGGGCGTGCAGCTGACCTGGATGGACGTGAAGATCGCCGAGTGGGTGGTGACGCCCCGGCACGGCCATCCCATCGAGATCCAGGGGCTGTGGCTCGCGGCGCTGGGGGCAGAGACGCGCCTCTCACAGCGGATGGGCGAGCGGCCGCAGTTTGCGGCCACGCTGCAGCAGGCCCGCGCGAGCTTCGCCGCGTTCTGGAATGACAACAGGTGGGCCGACGTGCTGGGCGCGGACGGCTCTCCCGACCCCAGCGTGCGCCCAAACATGGCCCTGGCCCTGGCACTGCCGGACACCCCCGCCACCCCCACGCAGGTCGCGGCGGCGGTCCAGACCCTGGAGGCCGAGCTGCTCACGCCGCTGGGGCTGCGCACCTTATCGCCGCGCGACCCGCGCTACCGCGGCAACTACGGCGGCCCCCAGGTTCAGCGCGACGCCGCCTACCACCAGGGCACGGTCTGGCCGTGGCCGCTGACCGCGTACACCGAGCTGCTGCTGTCGCGCGGCGAGGTCGCCCGCGCCCGCGCCGCCCTGAACGGCCTGAGCGGCCACCTCTGGGAAGCGGGCGTGGGCCACGTTTCCGAGGTGTTCGCCGGAGACACGCTGCGCCCCGGCGGCTGCCCCTTCCAGGCCTGGAGCGTGGCCGAACTGCTGCGCGCCCACGTGCTGGTCTCCCGCGCAGAGGCGGACTCCCAAAGCGCCCAAAACTCCGGCTGA
- a CDS encoding sulfurtransferase — MEYAKDVLVDTGWVAEHLNTPGVRLIEVDEDILLYDTGHIPGAVKVDWQTDFWHPVERDFIGPDEVAALLGRLGIGPDDQIILYGDKSNWWAAYAYWFLSYSGVKNLKLMNGGRQKWMAENREVTTEATTHEATTYPALTRDEGLRAYRDEVRAHLEDVRAGRGALVDVRSPDEFSGKVTHMANYPQEGVLRGGHIPGARSIPWARATNEDGTFKSADELRDLYAGEGVTPDKDVIAYCRIAERSSHSWFVLRELLGYPKVRNYDGSWTEWGNAVGMPIEKTYSEA, encoded by the coding sequence ATGGAATATGCAAAAGACGTGCTCGTTGATACCGGCTGGGTGGCCGAACACCTCAATACTCCCGGTGTGCGCCTGATCGAAGTGGATGAGGACATCCTGCTCTATGACACCGGCCACATTCCCGGCGCGGTGAAGGTGGACTGGCAGACCGACTTCTGGCACCCGGTCGAGCGCGATTTCATCGGCCCCGATGAGGTGGCCGCGCTGCTGGGCCGCCTGGGCATCGGCCCCGATGACCAGATCATCCTGTACGGCGACAAGAGCAACTGGTGGGCCGCGTATGCGTACTGGTTCCTGTCGTACAGCGGCGTGAAGAACCTCAAGCTGATGAACGGGGGCCGCCAGAAGTGGATGGCCGAGAACCGCGAGGTCACCACCGAGGCGACCACCCACGAGGCGACCACCTACCCCGCCCTGACCCGCGACGAGGGCCTGCGTGCCTACCGTGACGAGGTCCGTGCCCACCTGGAAGACGTCCGGGCCGGCCGGGGCGCGCTGGTGGATGTCCGCAGCCCCGACGAGTTCTCGGGCAAGGTCACCCACATGGCGAACTACCCGCAAGAAGGCGTGCTGCGCGGCGGACACATTCCCGGCGCGCGCAGCATTCCCTGGGCGCGGGCGACCAACGAGGACGGCACCTTCAAGAGCGCCGACGAACTTCGCGACCTGTACGCCGGTGAGGGCGTGACCCCCGACAAGGATGTGATCGCGTACTGCCGCATCGCCGAACGCAGCAGCCACAGCTGGTTCGTGCTGCGCGAGCTGCTGGGCTACCCCAAGGTCCGCAACTACGACGGCAGCTGGACCGAGTGGGGCAACGCGGTGGGCATGCCCATCGAGAAGACCTACAGCGAGGCCTGA
- the alaS gene encoding alanine--tRNA ligase yields the protein MTAPSSSLSTADIREKFLSFFEGKGHLRLPSHSTVAPDPTTLFTVAGMQPFKEQFMGAPAKFEQGANKRVTTAQKCLRIGDIENVGRTLRHCSLLEMMGNFSFGDYFKRESLTWAWEFLTSPEWMALDKTKLYATIYQDDEEAFEIWTQDIGLPEDHILRFGADENFWPADAPKEGPNGPCGPCSEIFYDRGPQYGDDTWADYAQTRESARFLEIWNNVFPQYDRQEPQPDGTPTLVDLPFKNIDTGMGLERIATVVQDVYDFYSNDVFAPIIARIAELSGHPYEGPQNVSHRVVAEHVRSVSMVIADGSAPGNTGRGYVIRKILRRASRHAYLLGLREPTLYKLVPLVVDRMGDAYPELRAEQARVEATIKSEEERFLKTLEGGIQRLGGLLERLEKGAVLGGEEAFILYDTYGFPVDLTKEIAEEYGVSVDEAGYAESLENAQNIARAGSKYGKSELFGGQEALTDLSPTEFVGYDELEADGEVLALLVAGERPTHLSAGDEATVVLSRTPFYAEGGGEVGDTGRLEWDGGAGVVRDTRKTPGGVFLHDVIVEAGELKEGQRVRGVVSGERQATQRHHTATHLLHAALRAVLGSGVRQAGSLVAPDRLRFDFSHGAALSAEEIASVERLVSRWVSANFPVTWQEMPIAQARAAGATALFGEKYGDTVRVVQVGGEVSHEGQAVASMELCGGAHVKRTGDIGAFVILSDENVAAGVRRIEALAGEAATGWLRERLMGAARVSAMLNTSPDGLEGRVSGLQAQLKAAEKETANVRRQLAEAQMGGASGAASPVRELGGFQVAALKLSGIEGNELRGAADKLLEQSGADLAVVAGDKGLVVKATRDAVTRGAHAGQLVGKLAAAGGGKGGGRPDMAQAGITDAGAALEALDTAF from the coding sequence ATGACTGCTCCGTCCTCTTCCCTGTCCACCGCCGACATCCGCGAGAAGTTCCTGAGCTTCTTCGAGGGCAAGGGCCACCTGCGCCTGCCCAGCCACAGCACGGTGGCCCCGGACCCCACCACGCTGTTCACCGTGGCAGGCATGCAGCCGTTCAAGGAACAGTTCATGGGTGCGCCCGCCAAATTCGAGCAGGGTGCAAACAAGCGCGTGACCACCGCGCAGAAGTGCCTGCGCATCGGGGACATCGAGAACGTGGGGCGCACCCTGCGGCACTGCTCGCTGCTGGAGATGATGGGCAACTTCAGTTTTGGCGACTACTTCAAGCGCGAGTCGCTGACCTGGGCGTGGGAATTCCTGACCAGCCCCGAGTGGATGGCGCTGGACAAGACCAAGCTGTACGCCACCATCTACCAGGACGACGAGGAGGCCTTCGAGATCTGGACGCAGGACATCGGCCTGCCCGAGGACCACATCCTGCGCTTTGGGGCCGACGAGAACTTCTGGCCCGCCGACGCGCCCAAAGAGGGTCCCAACGGCCCGTGCGGCCCGTGCAGCGAGATCTTCTATGACCGGGGGCCGCAGTACGGTGACGACACCTGGGCCGACTACGCCCAGACCCGCGAGAGCGCGCGCTTTCTGGAAATCTGGAACAACGTGTTCCCTCAGTACGACCGCCAGGAACCGCAGCCCGACGGCACGCCGACGCTCGTTGACCTGCCCTTCAAGAACATCGACACCGGCATGGGCCTGGAACGCATCGCCACCGTGGTGCAGGACGTCTACGATTTTTACAGCAACGACGTGTTCGCGCCGATCATCGCCCGCATTGCCGAGCTGAGCGGCCACCCCTACGAGGGGCCGCAGAACGTCTCGCACCGCGTGGTGGCCGAGCATGTCCGCAGCGTGAGCATGGTCATCGCCGACGGCTCTGCGCCGGGCAACACCGGACGCGGCTACGTGATCCGCAAGATTCTGCGCCGCGCCTCCAGACACGCCTACCTGCTGGGCCTGCGCGAGCCGACGCTGTACAAGCTGGTGCCGCTGGTGGTGGACCGCATGGGCGACGCCTACCCCGAACTGAGGGCCGAACAGGCCCGGGTCGAGGCCACGATCAAGAGTGAGGAGGAGCGCTTCCTGAAGACGCTCGAGGGCGGCATCCAGCGCCTCGGCGGGCTGCTCGAGCGGCTGGAGAAGGGCGCGGTGCTGGGCGGCGAGGAAGCCTTCATCCTGTACGACACCTACGGCTTTCCGGTCGACCTGACCAAGGAAATTGCCGAGGAATACGGCGTCAGCGTGGACGAGGCCGGGTACGCCGAGAGCCTGGAAAACGCCCAGAACATCGCGCGGGCTGGCAGCAAGTACGGCAAGTCCGAACTGTTCGGCGGACAGGAGGCCCTCACCGACCTCTCTCCCACCGAGTTTGTCGGCTACGACGAGCTGGAGGCCGACGGTGAGGTGCTGGCCCTGCTCGTGGCGGGCGAGCGCCCCACCCACCTGAGTGCGGGCGACGAGGCGACGGTGGTGCTGTCGCGCACCCCGTTCTATGCCGAGGGCGGCGGCGAGGTCGGCGACACCGGCCGCCTGGAGTGGGACGGCGGCGCCGGAGTAGTGCGCGATACCCGCAAGACCCCCGGCGGCGTGTTCCTGCACGACGTGATCGTGGAGGCGGGCGAGCTGAAGGAAGGCCAGCGCGTGCGCGGAGTGGTCTCGGGCGAGCGGCAGGCCACGCAGCGCCACCACACCGCCACCCACCTGCTGCACGCCGCGCTGCGGGCAGTGCTGGGGTCGGGCGTGCGGCAGGCCGGATCGCTGGTCGCGCCCGACCGTCTGCGTTTTGACTTCTCGCACGGCGCCGCATTGAGCGCGGAAGAGATTGCCAGCGTGGAGCGGCTGGTGTCGCGCTGGGTCAGCGCCAACTTCCCGGTGACGTGGCAGGAAATGCCGATTGCCCAGGCGCGGGCGGCGGGCGCCACCGCACTGTTCGGCGAGAAGTACGGAGACACCGTGCGCGTGGTTCAGGTGGGCGGCGAGGTGTCGCACGAGGGACAGGCCGTGGCGAGCATGGAACTGTGCGGCGGCGCGCACGTGAAGCGCACCGGCGACATCGGCGCGTTCGTGATTCTGAGTGACGAGAACGTGGCCGCTGGGGTCCGCCGCATCGAGGCGCTGGCGGGCGAGGCGGCCACCGGCTGGCTGCGCGAGCGTCTTATGGGGGCGGCGCGGGTGTCGGCCATGCTCAACACCAGCCCCGACGGTCTGGAAGGCCGCGTCTCGGGCCTGCAGGCGCAGCTCAAGGCCGCCGAGAAGGAAACGGCGAATGTCCGCCGGCAGCTGGCCGAGGCGCAGATGGGCGGAGCGAGCGGCGCGGCCTCCCCGGTGCGCGAGCTGGGCGGATTCCAGGTCGCGGCCCTCAAGCTGTCCGGCATCGAGGGCAATGAACTTCGTGGAGCCGCCGACAAGCTGCTCGAACAGAGTGGCGCGGACCTAGCCGTGGTCGCCGGGGACAAGGGACTGGTCGTCAAGGCCACCCGGGACGCCGTGACCCGCGGAGCGCACGCCGGGCAACTGGTCGGCAAGCTCGCGGCGGCGGGCGGCGGCAAGGGCGGAGGTCGCCCCGACATGGCGCAGGCGGGCATCACGGACGCGGGGGCAGCGCTGGAGGCGCTCGACACGGCCTTCTGA
- a CDS encoding alpha/beta hydrolase family protein, which produces MKRSSLYLTLALLSLTPLGVAGAQLAATAPSQSVPGDARPDAPELSARGPYAVGVRTLTLTNPGQLDIVKAPKEGEIPRYDRPLTVEVWYPAVGASGSGVTTYRDVLGSGPNDPKRPNTPFLTLGRATRDAAPSAQGGPYPLVIVSHGYPGSRYLMSYLTENLASKGYVVASIDHTDSTHGDKAAFASTLLNRPLDDNFVLGEMARLGAADSGSPLSGLVDADRTALVGYSMGGYGALNAAGAGFGPEMVPLVPNGALKQRQTGAYTVDPRIKAVVAFAPWGGDAAVRGIGVNFGGKYGFWDEAGLANLKVPTMFVVGDRDDVAQYEGGVKSLFENAVNAERYMVVYENASHNSAPNPPPAASLNSFDDYMHYAEPAWDMARLNNLNQHFVTAFLNLKLKGMQGAAPYLNVPTPRSNDIKVSRNADGSPKADDTSWAGFKNRTARGIELYRMMPR; this is translated from the coding sequence ATGAAGCGATCCAGCCTGTATCTGACCCTTGCCCTGCTGTCCCTGACTCCGCTGGGGGTGGCCGGGGCGCAACTGGCCGCCACCGCTCCGTCCCAGAGTGTGCCCGGAGACGCCCGCCCCGACGCGCCCGAGCTGAGTGCGCGCGGCCCCTACGCGGTGGGTGTGCGGACCCTAACACTGACCAATCCCGGGCAGCTCGACATCGTCAAAGCCCCCAAGGAGGGCGAGATTCCCCGCTACGACCGCCCGCTGACGGTGGAGGTGTGGTACCCGGCGGTGGGAGCCAGCGGCTCAGGCGTGACCACCTACCGCGACGTGCTCGGCAGCGGCCCCAACGATCCCAAGCGGCCCAACACCCCCTTCCTGACCCTGGGCCGCGCCACCCGTGACGCCGCGCCCAGCGCCCAGGGCGGACCGTACCCGCTGGTGATCGTGTCGCACGGCTATCCGGGCAGCCGCTACCTGATGTCCTACCTCACCGAGAATCTGGCGAGCAAGGGGTACGTGGTCGCCTCGATTGACCATACCGACAGCACCCACGGAGACAAGGCCGCCTTTGCGAGCACGCTGCTGAACCGCCCGCTGGACGACAACTTCGTGCTGGGTGAGATGGCGCGGCTGGGTGCAGCCGACAGTGGCAGCCCCCTGAGCGGCCTGGTGGACGCCGACCGCACGGCGCTGGTGGGCTACAGCATGGGCGGCTACGGCGCCCTGAACGCGGCGGGCGCAGGTTTCGGGCCCGAGATGGTGCCGCTGGTGCCCAACGGGGCCCTGAAGCAGCGGCAGACCGGGGCGTACACCGTGGACCCGCGCATCAAGGCGGTCGTGGCCTTTGCGCCTTGGGGCGGGGACGCCGCCGTGCGGGGCATCGGCGTGAATTTCGGCGGCAAGTATGGCTTCTGGGACGAGGCGGGGCTGGCAAACCTGAAGGTGCCGACGATGTTCGTGGTGGGCGACCGCGACGACGTGGCGCAGTACGAAGGCGGAGTCAAGTCGCTGTTCGAGAATGCCGTGAATGCCGAGCGGTACATGGTGGTGTACGAGAACGCCTCGCACAACTCTGCGCCCAATCCGCCGCCCGCCGCATCCCTGAACAGCTTCGACGACTACATGCACTACGCCGAACCCGCCTGGGACATGGCCCGCCTGAACAACCTCAACCAGCATTTCGTGACCGCTTTCCTGAACCTGAAGCTCAAGGGCATGCAGGGCGCGGCCCCCTACCTGAACGTGCCCACGCCCCGGTCCAACGACATCAAGGTCAGCCGCAATGCGGACGGCTCACCCAAGGCCGACGATACCTCCTGGGCAGGGTTCAAGAACCGCACCGCCCGCGGCATCGAGCTGTACCGCATGATGCCCAGGTAA